One Pirellulales bacterium genomic region harbors:
- a CDS encoding glycosyltransferase family 39 protein gives MRQTTRNQLWIVGIGIVAFFANLGATRLWDQDEAFFARTAVEMRQRNEWIVPYFNGELFAHKPPIMFWMMRIGFLLFGVNEFAARFWPAVFGIGTALLVYRLGQRMFNSQVGLWAGLAITTAVMFDVVARAATPDSFLVFFSALALYIFARRENWESIANQPAATANLTPLPWSTCAAMYCAMGLAVLVKGPIGLLLPGATIGCYLLMRDPRERSSGTTRADGIFPFFWRLSPARILYVFWCMRPFTALAAIGVVAGPWFALVGWRTGGDFLREFFGVQNYGRFMGAMDGHSGGFWYYLPIILVGFFPWSIFAIPTLLDMAQRCRGRERWSRGSKFLACWIVVYVGFFSLAATKLPNYVLPAYPALALATACLIDRWLTRPNSIHVWWPRLSFGSLALVGGLVAVAMPLFAFGTFRGHSLLDQFGISTELTNEIAAIGWLGGILLIAGISGILFAARGQQHAAMIGLAAAALTLCTALFAVLAVKLDRHQPSPTVAEVI, from the coding sequence ATGCGGCAAACTACTCGGAATCAATTATGGATCGTCGGCATTGGCATCGTGGCGTTCTTCGCGAATCTGGGTGCGACGCGGCTTTGGGATCAAGATGAGGCGTTTTTCGCTCGTACGGCCGTGGAAATGCGGCAGCGAAATGAATGGATCGTACCGTATTTCAACGGCGAATTGTTCGCCCACAAGCCTCCGATTATGTTCTGGATGATGCGGATTGGTTTTCTATTGTTTGGAGTAAACGAATTTGCCGCACGATTTTGGCCTGCTGTTTTTGGAATTGGCACGGCACTTTTGGTTTACAGGCTTGGACAGCGGATGTTCAATTCGCAGGTTGGCTTATGGGCCGGTTTGGCGATAACCACTGCCGTAATGTTTGACGTGGTTGCCCGCGCTGCAACGCCGGATAGTTTTTTAGTGTTCTTCTCGGCATTGGCATTGTACATTTTTGCGCGACGAGAAAATTGGGAGAGTATTGCTAACCAACCAGCAGCGACCGCCAACCTTACTCCATTGCCGTGGTCAACTTGCGCTGCGATGTACTGTGCGATGGGATTAGCAGTGCTTGTAAAGGGGCCGATCGGCTTACTTTTGCCTGGAGCGACGATTGGGTGCTATTTGTTAATGCGCGATCCACGGGAACGTAGCAGTGGAACTACGCGTGCAGATGGCATTTTTCCGTTTTTTTGGCGTCTTTCGCCTGCGCGTATTTTATATGTATTTTGGTGCATGAGGCCATTTACTGCCTTGGCCGCAATCGGTGTTGTTGCCGGACCATGGTTTGCTCTGGTTGGGTGGCGCACTGGCGGCGATTTTCTGCGAGAATTCTTCGGTGTACAGAATTATGGTCGGTTTATGGGGGCGATGGACGGTCATAGTGGCGGATTTTGGTATTACCTGCCCATCATTTTGGTCGGATTTTTTCCCTGGTCGATCTTTGCAATTCCCACCTTGCTCGATATGGCCCAGCGTTGCCGGGGCAGAGAAAGATGGTCGCGGGGAAGCAAATTCTTGGCTTGCTGGATTGTGGTGTATGTTGGATTTTTCTCTCTAGCGGCAACGAAATTGCCGAATTACGTGTTGCCTGCATATCCGGCGCTGGCGTTGGCGACAGCTTGCCTAATTGACCGCTGGCTCACGCGGCCGAATTCGATTCATGTTTGGTGGCCAAGGCTGTCGTTTGGTTCGCTAGCATTGGTTGGAGGGCTAGTAGCGGTTGCGATGCCATTGTTTGCATTTGGAACATTTCGGGGCCATTCATTATTGGATCAGTTTGGCATTTCAACCGAATTGACAAACGAGATCGCAGCAATTGGCTGGTTAGGTGGAATTCTTCTCATCGCCGGCATTTCTGGCATTTTATTCGCAGCACGAGGCCAACAACACGCTGCGATGATTGGCTTGGCCGCTGCCGCGCTCACACTGTGCACGGCCCTGTTCGCTGTGCTTGCTGTTAAACTTGATCGACATCAACCCTCTCCGACGGTGGCTGAAGTTATT
- a CDS encoding NADH-quinone oxidoreductase subunit N, producing MSNTTGSLALFRPELALCATIVIMLLLRVFRGLEKIDSFWIALVGAAVGLWFSAPWSQLDSVSTLNRTELFTGMLVYDSFAVYFRSILLLFAVLFVIFTKLSGIPDREDAPDFYTLVLGATVGMCLMATANHLVIIFLGVEMASVPSYALAGMLKGRPRSSEAALKYSVYGAGAAGVMLYGISLLAGVLGSCHLPTMAQRLAELISQGHLTDQGLVLGLGGLMLGVGLAFKLSAFPFHFWCPDVFEGAAAEVNAFLSVASKAAALALLIRVTVGFTTLPFQSPSKQILQGGAAAIQSVEHPVAIKSADYSNLSKTAVRVAAMASEPAAGKDPLAPVRSFIVLLVALIAAVTCTFGNLAAYGQTNLKRLMAYSTIAHAGYVMMPVAAAVALSGTSSVAAEAAYSAVPFYVGLYLFMNLGAFAIVAFLRNATGSEEIDDFGGLVRLSPGIVVCLAVILFSLVGLPPLAGFAAKYVAFASVVRAVQVPGFRSVMLTLLVIGGLNTALSLFYYLRVIKTMAIDPEPANRPARGFSLVSLPGAYVVLVTLPVLILGIFWDQFYTWLYSGASSLM from the coding sequence ATGAGCAACACGACCGGCAGCCTGGCGCTGTTCCGGCCGGAGCTGGCATTGTGCGCCACGATCGTGATCATGTTGTTGCTGCGGGTCTTCCGCGGTCTGGAAAAGATCGACTCATTTTGGATTGCACTTGTTGGAGCGGCCGTAGGATTGTGGTTTTCCGCGCCATGGAGTCAGTTAGACTCCGTGTCGACTCTGAACCGGACAGAATTATTCACGGGAATGCTGGTGTACGATTCGTTCGCAGTTTATTTCCGTTCGATTCTGCTATTGTTTGCCGTGTTGTTTGTAATCTTCACCAAACTTTCGGGAATTCCCGATCGTGAAGACGCTCCCGATTTTTATACGCTGGTATTGGGGGCCACGGTTGGCATGTGCCTGATGGCGACTGCGAACCATTTGGTGATTATCTTCCTAGGTGTGGAAATGGCCAGCGTGCCATCGTATGCGTTAGCAGGGATGCTCAAAGGCAGGCCACGCAGCAGTGAAGCGGCATTGAAGTATTCTGTCTACGGCGCCGGCGCCGCTGGAGTCATGCTGTACGGCATTAGCCTGCTGGCAGGCGTGCTGGGCAGCTGTCATTTGCCAACCATGGCTCAGCGATTGGCCGAATTAATATCGCAAGGACACTTGACCGATCAAGGACTCGTGCTGGGGCTGGGCGGGTTGATGCTTGGCGTGGGGCTGGCATTTAAATTGTCGGCTTTTCCCTTTCATTTTTGGTGCCCTGACGTATTTGAAGGCGCGGCGGCTGAAGTAAATGCCTTTTTAAGTGTGGCCTCTAAAGCTGCGGCATTGGCGCTTTTGATACGCGTGACCGTAGGCTTTACAACATTGCCATTCCAATCGCCTTCCAAGCAAATCTTGCAGGGAGGCGCCGCTGCGATTCAAAGTGTTGAGCATCCTGTGGCTATCAAGTCCGCGGATTATTCGAATTTGTCAAAAACGGCGGTTCGTGTCGCAGCCATGGCGTCCGAACCGGCGGCAGGCAAAGATCCACTGGCTCCAGTGCGGAGTTTTATTGTCCTCTTGGTCGCGCTGATTGCAGCAGTAACGTGCACCTTTGGCAATTTGGCTGCGTATGGTCAAACCAATCTCAAGCGACTAATGGCATATTCCACAATTGCCCATGCCGGGTATGTCATGATGCCGGTGGCGGCAGCGGTGGCACTATCGGGAACAAGCAGCGTGGCCGCTGAGGCCGCCTATTCTGCCGTGCCGTTTTACGTGGGGCTGTATTTGTTCATGAATTTGGGAGCGTTTGCCATCGTGGCGTTTTTGAGGAATGCCACCGGCAGCGAAGAGATTGACGATTTTGGCGGCTTGGTGCGGCTGTCGCCGGGAATTGTGGTGTGCCTGGCGGTAATTCTGTTCAGCCTGGTAGGTTTACCCCCCTTGGCCGGATTTGCCGCCAAATATGTCGCCTTTGCTTCCGTGGTGCGAGCGGTGCAAGTGCCGGGTTTCCGTTCGGTTATGTTAACGTTGTTGGTGATCGGCGGTTTGAATACTGCCCTAAGTCTATTTTATTATCTCCGGGTCATTAAAACGATGGCAATTGATCCGGAGCCCGCCAATCGGCCGGCGCGAGGATTTTCTCTGGTGTCGCTGCCAGGTGCATATGTCGTGCTGGTCACTCTGCCAGTGCTAATTTTGGGAATTTTTTGGGATCAGTTTTACACATGGTTGTACTCTGGCGCGAGCAGCTTGATGTAA
- a CDS encoding TatD family hydrolase produces MSLVDTHAHLDQEEFDADRAAVIERASASGIERMIAIGVTADSSAAVVRLAADYSTVYAAVGIQPNYCAQAKSDDWERIVRLAAMPKVVAIGETGLDRHWDYSPFDLQQDFFDRHLRLAQERKLAFVVHTRESESDVLAMLRAARGRDSLLGVMHSFTGNAATAEECIELGLYISFAGMVTFKKAADLRAVAASVPAERILVETDCPYLSPHPFRGKRNEPANLVHTVQVLADLRGVSVEKFAEQTSQNAKRLFGIS; encoded by the coding sequence ATGTCTTTGGTCGATACCCATGCCCATTTGGATCAGGAAGAGTTTGACGCCGATCGGGCGGCGGTGATCGAACGGGCAAGTGCTTCAGGAATCGAACGAATGATTGCCATCGGCGTGACAGCAGATTCTAGCGCTGCAGTTGTTCGTTTGGCAGCGGACTACTCAACGGTATATGCTGCCGTGGGAATCCAGCCCAATTATTGTGCCCAAGCAAAATCTGATGATTGGGAGCGAATTGTCCGGTTGGCGGCCATGCCAAAAGTAGTGGCCATCGGCGAAACTGGGTTGGACCGCCATTGGGATTATAGCCCGTTCGACTTACAACAAGATTTTTTTGATCGCCATTTGCGATTGGCACAAGAACGAAAGCTTGCCTTTGTGGTTCATACCCGGGAAAGTGAATCTGACGTACTGGCGATGCTAAGAGCAGCTCGGGGGCGGGACAGCCTATTAGGAGTTATGCATTCGTTTACAGGGAATGCTGCGACGGCAGAAGAATGCATCGAATTGGGGCTTTACATTAGTTTTGCGGGGATGGTGACATTTAAAAAAGCGGCGGATTTGCGAGCCGTCGCAGCCAGCGTTCCTGCCGAGCGAATCCTGGTGGAGACGGATTGCCCGTACTTATCACCACATCCCTTTCGTGGCAAACGGAATGAACCGGCGAATCTGGTTCATACAGTTCAAGTGTTGGCCGACCTGCGGGGCGTTAGCGTTGAGAAATTCGCCGAGCAGACTTCGCAGAACGCAAAGAGGCTATTTGGAATTTCGTGA
- a CDS encoding GNAT family N-acetyltransferase: MTRSLHAVLLYNTPLLRSEDPNSASEAGVLESVAALRAAFRASGHQVSDVAVNISLAAVVEELEEIRPDVVVNLCESFAGNSIGESHIAAVLELLGVAYTGCSPECLAVSQDKPRAKRLLLGAGLPTPEFVEVARSEIPPEQLKKWLNGSPLIVKPATEDASLGIGSESVVTEWRALLRQITRVHNLHGNALVERFIPGREFNVGIIEIPELQLLPIGEIDFHQKALPHLCIVTYDAKWVRNSQDDLSTPVCCPANIGPALARKLEEIAVKAYRLVGCRDYARIDFRVDDQGQIYVLEVNANPDIGPEAGLARMLHGAGIPYYQFGTRLLNTAVTRRKILNSTRKLVAKVSTAPNSSQAKIRSEAHIRDFRSEDRQTLVEIVYASGVFRADEIRVADEVLGTALHEGATGDYHVLVAESHGHTIGWSCHGRVPLTDATFDLYWIAVAPNFQKQGIGKQLIARVESRIQAAGGRWLLAETSSTAAYQSTRLFYRSCGFHTLSEIDDFYRLGDGKITFGKRIA, from the coding sequence GTGACTCGCTCGTTACATGCTGTTTTGCTCTACAACACTCCGCTGCTCCGGAGTGAAGATCCAAATTCTGCTTCTGAAGCAGGAGTATTAGAATCGGTCGCAGCTCTTAGAGCAGCATTTCGCGCCTCCGGACATCAGGTTAGCGATGTCGCGGTCAACATTTCATTAGCGGCAGTGGTTGAAGAATTGGAAGAGATACGGCCAGACGTGGTTGTTAACCTGTGCGAGAGCTTTGCTGGCAATTCAATTGGTGAATCGCATATTGCGGCCGTGCTTGAACTATTGGGTGTGGCATATACGGGCTGTTCACCCGAATGTTTGGCAGTATCTCAAGATAAGCCAAGGGCCAAGCGTTTGCTCTTGGGTGCAGGATTGCCGACGCCGGAGTTTGTCGAGGTCGCGCGCAGCGAAATTCCACCTGAGCAACTGAAAAAGTGGTTGAATGGATCGCCGCTGATAGTAAAGCCGGCAACAGAAGATGCTAGCCTTGGCATTGGAAGCGAGAGCGTTGTTACGGAATGGCGTGCGCTCTTGCGTCAAATTACTAGGGTCCACAACCTGCATGGCAATGCTTTGGTCGAGCGTTTTATTCCAGGTCGGGAGTTCAACGTTGGAATCATTGAAATTCCTGAATTGCAGTTGCTCCCAATTGGAGAGATTGACTTCCATCAGAAGGCTTTGCCGCATCTTTGTATTGTAACATACGACGCCAAGTGGGTGCGAAATTCACAGGACGATTTGTCGACGCCGGTTTGCTGCCCGGCGAACATTGGGCCGGCGTTAGCACGAAAATTGGAAGAGATCGCAGTCAAAGCATATCGACTCGTTGGTTGCCGGGACTACGCTCGAATTGATTTCCGCGTCGATGACCAAGGGCAGATCTACGTTCTTGAGGTAAATGCCAACCCAGATATTGGCCCTGAGGCTGGCCTCGCCCGAATGCTGCACGGAGCCGGCATCCCGTACTATCAATTTGGAACGCGTTTACTGAACACCGCAGTGACACGAAGAAAAATCTTGAACAGCACGCGAAAGCTGGTAGCAAAAGTTTCCACAGCTCCCAATAGTTCGCAAGCAAAAATTCGATCAGAAGCTCATATACGCGATTTTCGCTCAGAAGATCGTCAAACGCTTGTCGAAATTGTCTATGCCAGCGGCGTTTTCCGCGCTGACGAAATTCGAGTCGCGGACGAAGTCCTTGGCACAGCGCTGCACGAGGGTGCCACGGGAGATTACCATGTCCTGGTGGCAGAATCGCATGGTCATACCATCGGTTGGTCATGCCACGGACGAGTTCCCTTGACGGATGCCACCTTTGATTTGTATTGGATTGCTGTCGCACCAAATTTCCAGAAGCAGGGGATCGGCAAACAGTTGATTGCCCGAGTGGAATCCCGTATCCAAGCTGCGGGCGGCCGCTGGTTGCTTGCCGAAACATCCTCGACAGCGGCGTATCAATCCACGCGATTGTTCTACCGAAGTTGTGGTTTTCACACACTGAGCGAAATTGATGATTTTTACCGACTTGGTGACGGCAAAATCACGTTTGGAAAACGAATTGCTTAG
- a CDS encoding KamA family radical SAM protein: MNEQNASSHQVLADEGMHVGETEEPPGLEQTQNRGHRNPVWSQIPEHLWQDWQWQRQHSIRTTAQLAELMPLEAEEIAALEQLENKYRMAIPPYYFSLINTSDPLDPIRLQSVPSSLEVQNISGVELDDPLEEDQDSPVPGVTHRYPDRALLITTPICSMYCRFCTRKRVTLDRDGWDSPSHSEEQMVHYVRTTPAIRDVILSGGDPLTLPITKLRWFVNQLAAIEHVDVIRIGTRVPVTLPQRLFDQELIDFLADAKKIWIQTHFNHPREITAESARACLALTSAGMPVNNHSVLLKGVNDSLETMHRLVRGLLRIKVRPYYLFHCDPVTGAGHFRTSAWKGIEIIEGLRGHVSGLAVPTYVIDGLHGAGKIPMMPNYLLSASEHAIVLRNHEGMIFRYEPEDKLNGCQTTGGYGVSEVLSNRGLPLVPPNTPRHARRRKPHNGRRAR; this comes from the coding sequence ATGAACGAGCAGAACGCAAGTTCGCACCAGGTCTTGGCTGACGAAGGAATGCACGTCGGCGAGACTGAGGAACCTCCTGGTCTGGAACAGACACAAAATCGAGGCCATCGGAATCCGGTCTGGAGTCAGATCCCAGAACATCTTTGGCAAGATTGGCAATGGCAACGGCAGCATTCCATTCGCACAACAGCCCAATTGGCCGAATTAATGCCGCTTGAGGCGGAGGAAATTGCTGCCCTGGAGCAGCTGGAAAATAAGTACCGGATGGCTATTCCGCCATATTATTTTTCACTGATCAACACGTCCGATCCACTCGACCCCATTCGGCTGCAATCGGTTCCATCATCATTAGAAGTGCAAAATATTTCCGGCGTGGAGCTGGATGATCCCCTAGAGGAAGATCAAGACTCCCCTGTGCCGGGCGTTACCCATCGGTACCCTGATCGAGCGCTTCTAATTACCACGCCCATTTGCAGCATGTACTGTCGATTCTGCACGCGCAAACGTGTCACCCTAGATCGCGATGGTTGGGACTCTCCAAGCCACAGTGAAGAGCAGATGGTCCATTATGTCCGGACTACGCCTGCCATTCGTGATGTAATTCTCTCTGGCGGCGATCCATTAACGCTGCCGATCACTAAGCTTCGTTGGTTTGTGAACCAGTTGGCTGCCATCGAGCATGTCGATGTCATTCGCATTGGCACTCGCGTGCCCGTTACGCTACCGCAACGATTGTTCGATCAGGAATTGATTGATTTTCTGGCGGATGCCAAAAAAATCTGGATTCAAACGCACTTCAACCACCCCAGAGAAATCACCGCGGAATCAGCCCGCGCTTGCCTGGCGTTAACGAGCGCCGGCATGCCAGTAAATAACCATTCCGTGCTGCTAAAAGGAGTGAATGATTCGTTGGAAACAATGCACCGATTGGTCCGCGGACTTCTGCGAATAAAAGTCCGACCATATTATTTATTTCATTGCGATCCCGTGACTGGCGCGGGGCATTTTCGCACGTCGGCGTGGAAAGGCATTGAGATTATCGAAGGTCTGCGAGGTCATGTTTCTGGGCTGGCGGTCCCCACTTATGTAATCGATGGACTGCACGGTGCGGGAAAAATTCCAATGATGCCCAACTACCTTCTTTCGGCATCTGAACATGCCATTGTTTTGCGAAATCACGAAGGCATGATTTTCCGATACGAGCCGGAAGATAAATTGAATGGTTGTCAAACGACGGGTGGGTATGGTGTCAGCGAGGTACTTAGCAATCGCGGTCTTCCACTTGTGCCGCCGAATACGCCGCGACATGCGCGGCGACGGAAACCGCACAATGGCCGCCGTGCTCGATAG